From Synergistaceae bacterium, the proteins below share one genomic window:
- the fumC gene encoding class II fumarate hydratase (class II family (does not require metal); tetrameric enzyme; fumarase C; reversibly converts (S)-malate to fumarate and water; functions in the TCA cycle) — protein sequence MEYRIEKDSLGEVRVPVDKHWGAQTQRSLENFKIGIEKIPVESIYAFALMKKGCALANKRLGVLDPA from the coding sequence ATGGAATATCGCATTGAAAAAGATTCTTTAGGTGAAGTCCGCGTCCCTGTGGATAAACACTGGGGAGCGCAAACTCAGCGGAGTCTCGAAAATTTCAAAATCGGAATCGAAAAAATACCGGTAGAAAGCATCTATGCTTTTGCTCTGATGAAAAAAGGTTGTGCCCTGGCCAACAAACGCCTCGGTGTTTTGGATCCTGC